The following nucleotide sequence is from Paenibacillus andongensis.
ACAGGTTCAAACTAATCTTCTGGATCTATCAGACATTGAGCATATGCTGTCGGGCTTCGACGCTTGTTTTTTCTGCCTTGGTGTCTCTTCCGCGGGAATGACCGAAGACCGCTATCGGGCAATAACCTATGATATGACCATGCATGTTGCGGAGACATTAGTGAAATTGAACCCTAACATGTCATTCTTCTATGTAACAGGAATGGGAACAGATAGTACGGAAAAGGGGCGCAGTATGTGGGCGCGGGTGAAGGGAAAAACGGAGAATGATTTGCTTAAACTGCCTTTTAAGGCGGCTTACATGTTCCGTCCAGGAGGTATTCTTCCATTGCACGGCGTCAAATCCAAGACTAAACTGTACCAGAGCATTTACACCATAACGAAACCTCTCTACCCTTTGTTAGAAAAATGGTTCCCGAATTCGATTACAACTTCAGAGAAGCTCGGACGCGCAATGATCAAAATTGCCAAACATGGGTATCCAAAATCAATCATTGAGGGCCGAGATATCAATCTCATTTGAGAAATTGAGAGGAGATGCTCATGGTTACTGCTGATGAAATAAGAAGCATCGCGCTGTCATTACCGGAAACGGAAGAACATGACCATTGGGAAAAACCTTCCTTTCGTGTACGCAACAAAATTTATGCGGTCATCCAACCTGACGGTGTGTCACTCGTGATTAAAACGACCAAAGAGGATCGATTAGCTTACACCACGATGGATCCCGATGTTTATCAGCTGCCAGACAACTTCCAAAACTTAGCATTCATGATTATTCGAATGGATCGTGTCAATCACGAGGAATGTCGTACTATGCTTATTCTGGCCTGGAGCCTTGTAGCTCCGAAGAAAGTCGTTAAAGCTTTTAATGAAACATCAAAAGGTAAAAGCTAAAACAAGACTAACTTATATACACAGCCTATTATCGCTTGGGTAGCCAAGCGTTTTTTGTTGTTTCCACAAGTAAGGGCTAGATAAATAGCCTATTGACTGATGATTGAAAATGATTTAAGCTACAGATAAGAAATTTTAATGAATGAATTATTCATTCATAAATAAGAATAGAGGTGCACGAATGAATAAAAAACATTTAGTTTGGGATCTGCTCCTACGAAAGCTAAATCAGCGTAAAAATGCTAAGAAGCTAAACTACCATACTCCAAATGGCATCGCCCTGGAACGATTCATTCCGATTGGCGGCATTGATCAATGGATCACCATTCGCGGTGAAGATCGCAGCAAGCCCATCCTGTTCTTCATACACGGCGGTCCCGCATCAACTTATACCGTCTTCTCTCCATTGCTGCGTTCATGGGAGAAGCACTTTACCATCGTCCAATGGGACCAGCGCGGTGCAGGTAAGACGTTCCGCAGGAATGGTGTGAATGGGAGCGGAGATATTACTTTTGAAAAACTGGCAAGTGATGGACTCGAGGTTGCCGAATTCCTATGTAAGCATCTCAATCAGGAAAAAATGATTCTTGTTGGCAGCTCTATGGGAAGCATTATAGGTGTCATGATGGCTAAGCGCCGACCAGACCTCTTCCATGCTTATGTCGGAACTGATCAGAACGTTGGCCCAGATCCGGATCATCTATCTTACCAGATGACGCTAGAAGGACTTCGCGCTGCTGGGAACAAAAAGGGCATGCAGGCTATCGAGAGAATTGGACCCGATCCTTTGAAGTGGAGCCGCAAGGACTTCGATGAAAGGAACCAGTGGATCATTAAATCTACCACAACGGTTCCTAATATGATAATGGACATCATGCTGCCTGCTATTTTGTCGTCGCCGGGCCACACCATTCGTGACATTATAGACATTTTCAAAGGCATGAACTTCTCCTTGGACCTTCTTTTTGATGAACTCATGACCTTTGACATCCGCAATCTCGGGTTGGAATTTGACATACCATTTTTCATCTTCCAAGGTGATACTGATTTCATAACACCAACCGCATTAGCCCAAGCCTATTTCAATGATATTAGAGCTCCTCACAAAGAAATGGTTCTTATCCAAAATGCCGGCCATCTCGCTGCTTTTGCTCGGACAGATCAATTTCTAGATGAACTAAGAATGAGGATAAGTCCGCTTGTAGACTCGGCAAGCAAGAAGGTTGATATTTCACTTCATCTTGTGAAGCCTATATAATAAGTTTATAGAAATGTCATTATACAGATCGGAGATTGACGACCCTTGTCCCCATTAAATGAACAACAATTGACTCAGATTCGTGATGATCGCAGAGAACAGAT
It contains:
- a CDS encoding NAD-dependent epimerase/dehydratase family protein, producing the protein MNVLLFGATGMVGQSVLRECLLDPQVQSVLTVGRNTTGQNHPKLHEQVQTNLLDLSDIEHMLSGFDACFFCLGVSSAGMTEDRYRAITYDMTMHVAETLVKLNPNMSFFYVTGMGTDSTEKGRSMWARVKGKTENDLLKLPFKAAYMFRPGGILPLHGVKSKTKLYQSIYTITKPLYPLLEKWFPNSITTSEKLGRAMIKIAKHGYPKSIIEGRDINLI
- a CDS encoding MmcQ/YjbR family DNA-binding protein — protein: MVTADEIRSIALSLPETEEHDHWEKPSFRVRNKIYAVIQPDGVSLVIKTTKEDRLAYTTMDPDVYQLPDNFQNLAFMIIRMDRVNHEECRTMLILAWSLVAPKKVVKAFNETSKGKS
- a CDS encoding alpha/beta fold hydrolase, whose product is MNKKHLVWDLLLRKLNQRKNAKKLNYHTPNGIALERFIPIGGIDQWITIRGEDRSKPILFFIHGGPASTYTVFSPLLRSWEKHFTIVQWDQRGAGKTFRRNGVNGSGDITFEKLASDGLEVAEFLCKHLNQEKMILVGSSMGSIIGVMMAKRRPDLFHAYVGTDQNVGPDPDHLSYQMTLEGLRAAGNKKGMQAIERIGPDPLKWSRKDFDERNQWIIKSTTTVPNMIMDIMLPAILSSPGHTIRDIIDIFKGMNFSLDLLFDELMTFDIRNLGLEFDIPFFIFQGDTDFITPTALAQAYFNDIRAPHKEMVLIQNAGHLAAFARTDQFLDELRMRISPLVDSASKKVDISLHLVKPI